One genomic window of Sporosarcina ureae includes the following:
- the eat gene encoding ethanolamine permease, whose protein sequence is MSDKKNLELKRTLTPFNLWVIGVGIVISGNFFGWNFGLSSSGYVGMLIAVAIMGVMYAFMSFGISELSTALPFAGGPYSFARRAMGPFVGFVTGIGVMLQYVIAAPVVAIGIGAYINFLFPAVNPIVSAAVMYVFFMAVHILGVKEYARLEAVLVFIALALLVLMYFVGLPQIKVENLFGSQGQSMIPGGIKGIWAALPFAMWLFLAIEMLPMLSEETRDPKKDMPKGILSGMFTLIILSVLTTTVAIGLSGYDQLSTADDPLPAAIAAAFGGTYWLAQLLASVGLVGLIASFSGVILAYSRQIFSLSRAGYLPAIFSKLHPKRRTPYMAIILPGFIGLVLVAFFNPDDLILIATFGALISYISVNLSLIILRKKEPDLHRPYKSPMYPFMPIVSMVLACIALFASFFANLTFFWVSIAVFGVAILYYFIWARHNINADAPEEQFMQIDENDVHILPEVVKESI, encoded by the coding sequence ATGAGTGATAAGAAGAATTTAGAATTAAAGAGAACACTCACGCCTTTTAACTTATGGGTTATCGGTGTCGGTATCGTTATATCGGGTAACTTTTTTGGTTGGAATTTCGGATTAAGCTCTTCAGGATATGTAGGCATGTTAATAGCTGTAGCCATAATGGGTGTCATGTACGCTTTTATGTCATTCGGAATTTCTGAATTATCGACGGCTTTACCGTTTGCTGGTGGACCATATTCATTTGCTAGACGTGCCATGGGTCCTTTTGTAGGCTTTGTTACAGGTATAGGTGTCATGTTGCAGTATGTTATAGCAGCACCAGTTGTAGCGATTGGTATTGGTGCGTATATTAACTTCCTTTTTCCAGCTGTCAATCCAATTGTTTCGGCTGCGGTTATGTATGTGTTCTTCATGGCTGTCCATATTCTAGGCGTAAAAGAATATGCAAGACTTGAAGCGGTATTGGTATTCATCGCATTAGCGCTCTTAGTGCTGATGTATTTCGTTGGATTACCTCAAATTAAAGTCGAGAATCTATTTGGAAGCCAAGGTCAATCTATGATCCCGGGTGGCATAAAAGGGATTTGGGCTGCCTTGCCATTTGCTATGTGGCTCTTCTTAGCTATCGAGATGCTACCGATGTTATCAGAGGAAACCCGTGATCCGAAAAAAGATATGCCAAAAGGTATTTTGTCGGGAATGTTTACACTCATTATTTTATCTGTATTAACTACAACCGTAGCAATTGGTCTTAGTGGTTACGATCAATTAAGCACAGCGGATGATCCATTACCTGCTGCGATTGCAGCGGCATTTGGAGGCACCTATTGGCTGGCACAATTACTTGCTTCCGTTGGATTGGTTGGTTTGATAGCTAGTTTTTCAGGAGTAATACTCGCCTATTCTAGACAAATATTTTCCTTATCAAGAGCAGGATATTTGCCAGCAATATTTTCAAAACTACATCCAAAACGACGAACTCCATATATGGCAATCATTCTACCTGGCTTTATTGGATTAGTCTTAGTCGCATTCTTTAATCCGGATGATTTGATCTTAATTGCTACGTTTGGTGCACTGATCTCGTACATCTCGGTCAATCTTTCACTTATTATCTTACGTAAAAAAGAGCCTGATTTACATCGACCATATAAATCTCCCATGTATCCATTTATGCCAATCGTTTCAATGGTATTAGCCTGTATAGCCCTTTTCGCTAGTTTCTTTGCAAATCTTACTTTCTTCTGGGTGAGTATTGCAGTTTTCGGAGTAGCTATTCTTTATTACTTCATATGGGCACGGCATAATATTAACGCAGATGCACCTGAAGAACAATTTATGCAAATTGATGAAAATGACGTGCATATACTACCTGAGGTTGTTAAGGAGAGTATTTAA
- a CDS encoding HAD family hydrolase, translating into MKFPQEDIQSTILFDKDGTLIDLPSVWLPWIEDVDQYLSNSISNYPYQAEGIKHLIGINKQDGTIDPKGPLAIGSVEESVSIIAFLLYTKGMSWDSALLYARDSVDYANERQNHSPFLQLVEGIEELLIQLTDKGYNLGVLTADDTDKANEQLDRLNILKYFNFVIGSDLVERSKPFPDLAYAARDRYGVKLENSVMIGDTNADIQLGKSAGVKFTIGIVSYTGSDVTHLREADLLIHNYSELLSWSKEAK; encoded by the coding sequence ATGAAATTTCCACAAGAAGACATCCAGTCGACTATCCTGTTTGATAAAGATGGTACATTAATTGATTTACCTTCAGTTTGGTTGCCATGGATAGAAGATGTTGATCAATATCTATCAAATTCTATATCTAACTATCCGTATCAAGCTGAAGGAATCAAGCATTTAATCGGCATCAATAAGCAAGACGGTACAATTGATCCTAAAGGTCCTCTTGCAATTGGAAGTGTAGAAGAAAGTGTATCCATTATTGCATTTTTGCTTTACACAAAAGGAATGTCTTGGGACAGCGCACTTTTATATGCAAGAGATAGCGTAGATTATGCGAATGAGCGGCAAAATCACTCACCGTTTCTGCAATTAGTTGAGGGTATTGAAGAGTTGCTAATTCAATTAACTGATAAAGGGTATAATTTAGGGGTTTTGACTGCAGATGATACGGACAAAGCGAATGAACAGTTGGATAGGTTGAACATATTAAAGTACTTTAACTTCGTAATTGGTAGCGATTTGGTAGAACGTAGTAAGCCGTTCCCAGACTTAGCATATGCCGCTCGTGATCGCTACGGAGTGAAGCTAGAAAACTCCGTTATGATTGGCGATACGAATGCGGATATTCAATTAGGAAAGAGCGCTGGTGTGAAGTTTACTATAGGAATAGTCAGTTACACCGGAAGTGATGTAACGCATTTACGTGAAGCGGATTTACTAATTCATAATTACTCTGAATTACTTTCTTGGAGTAAGGAGGCAAAATAA